From the genome of Podarcis muralis chromosome 3, rPodMur119.hap1.1, whole genome shotgun sequence:
TGTGGGATAGTTTCCTATACAATTATTCAAGTTGTCTCCATGCTTAATGTTCTCTGTCTTCCCACTTCTATTGCATACTCAGACAAACCCCATGCCCTTCTCCAGCTTTTTATTAGTACCATTTAATACTTACATTGTTCCAGCGTAGGGGACTTGGTTTTCACTAAACTAACCATTATAATAATATATTCCATTTCTTTGAAAACCCGATAAACTGTTGAAGAAGAATAAAGGATTTTGTAATTGGCATAATTTATTCTGATCACAGAGTGAAGTCAGCCTAGATTATGGGAATGTTGTGAAATTGGTGAGATTCATGCACTCATTGGAAACTTGGCAGCATTCTTGAGTTCGTTAAACATATAAATACCATTTGCCACATATCTCATCTCTCTTTAAGTCATTTGTTGGAAGTGATGTTTAGCTCATCCTCTAATATGAAGTGTGCAAGCAGCAACAGGGCAGCCAGCATTAATGATTGGAAGTAGCATTACTGCTGACTTAAGGAAAGATTAACTATTGGACGGTGGTATTTATGGACATTAGAACTGTTGAGTTATCTAACTACACTTGAGGGGCTTGGGACAATAGCAGTGCTGATGGTAATGCTGGCAATTTCcctgtgtttttgttcttttgcagGTCACTGCCAGGGGATTTGGCCCATTGTTACAGTTTGCCTACACTGCTAAGCTGTTACTCAGCAGAGAAAACATACGAGAGGTCATCCACTGTGCAGAGTTCCTGCGCATGCACAACCTGGAGGATTCTTGCTTCAGCTTCCTTCAAACGCAACTCCTGAACAATGAAGATGGCCTGTTTCTGTGCAAAAAAGACACCACCTACCAGCGGATGCATGAAGACGAGAActccgagggagaagaggaggagacaaTGGAGTCGGAGACTTCCAAGATCTCTTGCCCAAGGGAGAGAACGCACCCAGAGCCCTTTAACTTTGAATCGGCCAGTTCGGGAGCGGACAAGGAAGAAGGGATGCTGCCCGACTCTGATATCTTGAACGATGGCAAGGACAGTTTGGACAAAGAAGCAGTGACACGGTTACCCAGATATAAGAAATACCAGATGGCTTGTACCAAGAATGTCTACAACGCATCACACATTAGTACCTCAGGTTTTGCAAGCACATTCAGTGAAGAAAGTTCTGGCGATAGCCTCAAGCCAGAGCTTCCTGTAGGGCAAATTAAAAGTGAGCCTAGGAGTGAGGAGAATGATGAAGAAAACATCACGCTTTGCCTCTCTGGAGATGAGCCTGACATCAGGGATAAAGAGGGGGATGTTGAAATGGACCGGAAGCAGCCAAGTCCCACCGGAGCTGACGGGTCTAAAAGTGTTTCCTCCCCTTCCTGCCTAAGGTCTTTCTTCAACCGAACAAAAAATGTAGACTTAGTTGGCTTCCCCAGTACTTCCCAACAGCACTTTGCCAGGAGTCCAGCATGCCCTTTCGATAAGGGGACAACTCAGGGTGACCACAAAACTGATTATGTCCCTTTCACAGGGAATTATGGACTCTCCCAAGCTGTTCAGAAGGATGCTTCCAATTTTACCGTGGGATCGCCTCTCAGGGGCCCTGGCTTTGTTGAAGGTCTCTGTAAGCAGGAAGGTGAGGTGGACAGGAGGAGTGTTATATTCTCTTCAAATGTTTGTGACCAAGTAAACACTTCGGTGCATTCATATTCTGGCATGAGCAGCTTGGACAAAGATCTCACCGAGACTGTGCCAAAGGGTCTCTGGGCAGGAAGTAGCCAGTCCCTTCCCAGTTGCCAGACCTATTCTCACATTGGACAGGCAGCTGATCTCTTACCAGGACGGATGCGGCCGAACACCAGCTGCCCAGTGCCAATTAAAgtttgccctcgctctcctccacTAGAAACCAGAACGAGGACCTCCAGCTCATGTTCCTCCTACTCATACGCGGAGGATGGCAGCGGGGGTTCGCCATGTAGCCTCCCTCTCTGCGAGTTTTCATCTTCCCCCTGTTCCCAAGGAACTCGGTTCCTGACCGCTGAGCATCAGGAGCCGAGCGTGATGGGAGATGGAATGTACAACCAAGTCAGACCCCAGATAAAATGTGAGCCATCCTATGGAACAAACTCTAGCGATGAGTCTGGATCGTTCTCTGAAGCAGACAGTGAATCATGTCCTGTGCAAGACAGAGGACATGAGGTAGGGCTTGTGATAAGTACACCTGTTAACACGTCTTGTTACCAGTTCAGTAAGCCTGTTGTTCTCTTAAATGGCATTCCTTGTAAACAGGCAGGGAATAGCCTGTTTTACCTCACTTTTTGTTGACATTGCAGTCAGGctaatggggggaaatgcatgaaaTAAGGGGTGGGGCAGTAAAGACCCATCATATTAAAAGGTTCATTGCAGCCCTAAAGCATTTTCTTTTTGCTAACTATAGTTCACCCAAACTACAGTTTGTGATCTGCTTCTAACCATAGTTGCAGAGTGCTGCTTGGTGTTAACTATAGTCAGCAAGAATGTTGGTACAAAATATTTTTGTATATGTTGCTTGTGTGCCAAGATGTGATGCTAATCATACTCATCTCCAAAACTGAATCAGAGAGGGCAGTGCCTATGCAAAGGCTGGATATAGTATAATTGCTCATCTGTTACTGCAGGACAGGGGAAAGCCCTGTAATGTCCACTTTTTTTCTTCATGGACACCTCCTGAATtctgaattcttttttaaaaaatggatttgttcCCAGAAAATTTTGTCCCAGTGTCCATTTTCAAGTATAGTGACCCTGTGTGAATTGGCAGGTTGTCCTTTCTCAAAAAGTTCTCATGGATTGAAGGATATTATCATACAGACACAGGAATTATTTTCCACCCAAATCTAGCTAAGTATTGGCATATGGTCACAATCAGCTCTCTGCCAGAAGATAATATGAAGTggcacttcaggcagcaaaatctgGCCACCTTTAAATAGTAGCAAATTGCTAGTTACAtaatttacaattttattttagctttactgctgctgggggtggggaaaatctctgcctcaggcaccaaaatgtttTTGGCAAGTGCTGCATGTAATTTAATGTAGTTGGcaagttctttcttttcttcctattGGTTTTATCACCCTTGGAGGGACATAACGGAAGAATAAAGAGTTTAatggagaaaaagggaaatgctGTTAACTTCAGATTCAGCAGTCGGACTTCTTATATGTACTAATGCTAACTTTATCGAAGATAGTAGAGATAGTGTACTCTTTGAGAAGTATCcagtttataaatttataaagaaTAGGAAGGCATCTCTTGTCAATACtgactttctttctcttcccaccccagtCCTTTCTGTCACTTTAAAACAACTGGGTTgctgttttgtctttttgttaTATTCCCTTTGGACTGTCGCAAGTGAAATCTAAACTTACTACATCTTAAAAGCAAAAGCTTTCTAGAGAAtcttaaagaaagacagaaagcatTAGTAGGCTGTTCTTCCAAGAACTGTTTGTGCCAGGGGAATTGCATtcatcttgtctttcatttaatAGCATCTCCCTAACTGGGGTTGGTATGTTCCTTTTCAAAAGAAATATATCTCAAAGGCAGTGCTGTGAGACAATTCAGTTGGCCTACTGAGAATTCTAAAGGCCAACCATGAACTCTTAAATGACAGTCCTAAAGCATTTGTGTCAAATTGCATTACAAATAGCTACTCGTGTATATGTATAGTCATAACCAAATATGAAGGACCTGATTTTCAGAATAGCTCAGCTAATATTATCAGAGCTACCCAAACCTAAACCTGCATTTAACATTTAAGAGAACAATGAGTAATGTGTGAACCCACTGCTTAATCTTATCTAGCTTTTTCGCTTGTAAGCTGATGGTGTTCTCCAACCAGAGCCCTGCATCCCACCCTTCAACACATGGTTTCAGGGTGGGTTTCGGTGAAAACCAAAGTACAAAGCAGGAATAAAAATTACTGCACTCAAATGAAAATACTTCAGTTAAAACCAACAAAATACGAATCCCTTTATCTAACAAATACCATATCGCCACTGCTATTGGAAGGCCTGGTAAAAGAAAATGGTCTTTGCTTGAGATCACAACCCATCCAGTGTCAATGACTGTCTAGTCTCAAGAGGCAAAGCTATTCCAAAGCTGGGATGCTACCACATAGAGCTAATTTGAGATTGGATCAGCGTTAGCATTTTCCTGGCCAATGGAGCAACACAAATTGGCTCCTCAGTTGTATTTTTTAAGTGTTCCTATGTTTTGGGTGCAGCTTTGGAAATCTGTTTAAGGCATAAAAGCAGGATTTCAAAAAGCAAGATATTGAGAACACACTCACTGTAATACAGTTGTGTGCTTGTAATTATTTCAATCACTCTGTCACAAAGCTGTTTTTCGCCCCCAGGAGGGGAAAGGCCAAGACAACACTGACATCACCCAAATTACACGGGAAGTGGCTTAATGCAGATACCGTCTGACTATAAGCCCTATTCAGTCATTCAAAGATCATGTGGGAGCAAATCCCTGTTCCCACCACCTGTGCCCCAACCTTCCCATGTTGAATGGAATGGTCTGAAGGGGGCTTCTAAGTGCATTTAGCTGAAAACACTCATAAACTTTTCTAAGGGTGATGGCAGTTTATAAGCACATTCTGCCAAATGCACAAGGAATCCCTCCCCAGACCTTCCAACTCAACATGGGAAGATTGAGAGTGGAGCTGGTAGTGATGAGGACATGAGGGGGCCTAGGCTGCCATTTTCCCCTTTCCTGCACCTCCTTCACCCTTCACGCCCCCATGCGTTAACTGAACACTAGAATATATCATTCATGTAATTATTATGATGTACAGGAAGCCACCCATGGCCATGCCATGGCCTGGTTCACAATAGCATTGTTGACATTGCGTAACTTGGTTTAATTGAATGCACAGCCCTCAGGTGCTGGCTGCTGTTGGGGATACCTTGTGAACCTGGGTGTGTGTGATGATCCCTGCACAATAAATGAGGAACTGAATTACacccatccttttttctttttttctttttcaaaattatACCTGTGAAATTCATGAAATAACAGAGCACACTGTGCAGTAATGCACAGAAAAAGGAATCCCCAGATCTTGAATGACTTTTATTTCATGCTTTTTGTATGTGTGTCATAAGGGTAACTTAACCATCCCTCATTGTTATATGTCACCTTCTATGCAGCTCACTGTGAGTAGCAATGACATTAGAAGGCAGGTACACATGTCTGGACTTGCAATATTTATGAGGTGCATTCTCCCAAGAAGGACACtgctgtgaattttaaaaaagacaaaatatctggagggtgtttttgtgatttgttttttaaacaacataTATCTGAAGAAAGAAATGTGCAGTGATTAATTGTGCAGCTATTTAAATGTTAAACATCAAATCTTTAAAGCTTTTCTCTTTAGCCTTATTGGTTGTTGTTTATAACATCACACTGGAATTGTGAAGCCTGTACAGTTGTTTCTATCTTGAAACATCTCAGATCATTTGTTAAGATGTCATTTACACTGTGCAAGACCCAAACCAGCAacagtttatttttaaacatcCTCTTTTTATAGTCACCTCACCTCAAGGTCTGTTAATGTTTGATAGATTCTtgaaaacacatttcccccctgcttaTACAAATGGATAGGGAGATGGTCCATGGCCAATCTAAAATTAACAATGGCACCACATCTTAACTGCTGTGCAACAACCActtcctttttgttttattttttagggAAAGAAGAAAGTGCCAAATCTGTGAGCTTTGCAATATTGTAAATGAATTATTTCAAATATGTTACATTCCTTCTCTGTAACAAATATATGGGCAAACTTCATTTACATCAGCTATTTCTGTTCTGAATGAATAATTTGGGGGAGCTTCCAGAGCGACTGTGTATTGCAAACCCAGGCACAGAGAAGCCATGGAGGGACTTGTGCAGGCAGCGAATGAAGACCAGGAGACAGGTGTTAGATTGTAATTAGGCCACAACCTTATTGACTGCAGTCATATAGGTTTGCCATAGACACTGGGCATGTATCCATTGCCATAGGCATTGGACATGATCCATTGATCAACAAGTCGTCCTGCTGGTTGACATGCTTTCTTTTGATAGATGCAGTGTACCAGTGTTAGGGACCTGCCATGACATGAACCACTTCCAGTGGACCTTGTTCAGTCACTGGCAGGGGGCATGGTTGCTTGTCAACCCCTGAGCTGGACAGCAAGCAGTGCCCTCCAAGATCCCTTAAGGAGATCCCACACTTGGATGGGGCAAGGGGGCCCTTCCTGTGCCCATTCCTGCTAAGGATCCAGACCAGTGCTTCTTCTGCCCTAAAGTTAGAGTGTTTGCCATGAAGTCCGCAACACCCCCAGACCCAGCCCAATATGTCTGTGAAAAAATTCCTCCCTGGTCCTTACTCTACTGCAGTTCCACGGAGGGAGTCACACATATATGCAGTTACTCACATCTGACGTGGAGTGTTTATGGTCCAAAGGGCATTAAAAGGAAGCCAAACATTCTTCATAATCACTAGTCAGCAGTCTTAATAGTCCACATCACTGTGTCGAAGGTCAGCTTCTGTGTATTCAAACAAATCATTGTTTTTTCTGGCAGCTCTTTTCCTGTTCTTTCATGACCTGCAGCAGCGGTGTGTATTTTGATATGGTGCCATCTTTGGCCGTCATTGGTGGGATGCGAGGGTGAAGTCCACTGTGCAGAATGTGTGGATAGATATTGATGCATTCCTGTGACTGTGGAGTCTATAGAATTCTATGAGCAAATGTCATACGCaaagaaatggaatgaaataGTTGCTCTTTATGCTTTCCTATGTAGAAAAAACTACACTGTAGTGAATGCCACATTATGTGTAACTTTCAGGGTTGGTGTTTAGGGGCTGACATGGTCCGGTGTTTGCCAAAGACCCACACCCAAACAACAGGGGGTACACTGATGAGCCTCCTGGACCTGCTCCTCTTCTTTATCATTGCAACCTCCTTGTTTGTTTACCTGCCTCTTGCTCTGGCCCAGACAGCAGTAGTGGTTAGAATTTGCAGTTGTGCACATtgggtaactccccccccccaaaaaaaaataatttttcatatttgttTATGTGAGATGAattggcagtgactgaccaggaacaagatcttggggtcatagtggataacttgatgaagatgttgaccccaatatgtggcagctgtgaaaacgATGGGTTCCATGTTAGGGAACCTTAGGAAAgtggttgaaaataaaactgtcaatatAATAATCTTACTGTGTTGTATAAGCCATTATACAAACCCATAGTGAGATTGCACATGGACTACTGTGCTCAGTTATGGCTCCCACGCCTCATGAAAGGATATCGTTGAGCTGGGGAAACGTCAGAaaggggcagccaaaatgatcaaggggttgaAATAATTCTCCTAAGATTATGTATGGTGTGCAGAAACTGGGTAGGGAAATAAACCTTTCTCCTTCCCTGATAATACTAGAACCAGAAGCTGAAAATTGGAAGATGtgggagagacaaaagaaagtacttatccACCCAGCACAAAATTAAACTATAGAATTCACTCTCATAAGttgtagtgatggctaccaacttagaGTAAATAGAGGATACGGTGAATTCATGGTGGCATAaggctagatcagtgtttcccaaacttgggtctccagctgtttttagactatagaatgggaattatagtctgaaaatagctggagatccaagtctgggaaacactgggctagatggctgtgttctaccccCATTGTTGAGGGTGttgtacctctgaataccagatgctgggaataACAAGTGGGGATAATGCTGTTACTCATGTCTGGCTTGCAcgattcccataggcatctggttgctgatcattgggcctgatccagatgtgtctttgctttgatccagcaggctggtTCTAATGTTAGGAGGAGGAGTAGATGGCACTGTCATCTATTGTCCATTAGCTCACTGCCTGGCAAGCAAGCAGGTGGCAGTGGTGATGAAGAAGACGAGCAGCAGCTGGTGATGATGATAGCAATGAGGAGTTAGTGAGAGACCAGGGCCTGTTTGGGTTTCTTGCTCAAGCACCCTCCAAAACCTAGTGCTAACACAGGTGACATGCACACTATTTGTTGTATTAAAACAGGCAGAAAGGTTTGAATTGGCTTCTAAAGTAATAGTAGGTATCTCTGTCTCCATGTATTTGACAGCATCCATACTAAGTGCTAAAATCTGCAATGAAATATCAACAAGAGTTTTCCTCAGGAATCtgtgactagatgacccttgggttctcttcaaactctacaattggCAAAAGAATATAAAGGCTTTCCTCATTCTGTTTACCCATTTCTAAGTGCAGTCTTTCTTTCAGTGTGAAACTTAAAGGCCTGGCACCACCTCGTGGCCATTGTGGATAACTGAAACAAGCAAAGATGCATTCACGATGTATTCTAGCGTAGTGGGCTGTTTTCGTACATAAAAGGACGAAAGATGTCAAGGCACCTTGCGGACTAATTGGTTCCATGTAACATGACCTAAAACCATAAGATCTATCTTGCTAGATCAGTATTCTTATCCATTTCCAGGAATAGTCAAACTAGGTGCCTCTAGAAACTCAGAGCAAGAGCTTGGTGTTGCACGGTCTACTGCTGGGAGGAATACTACTTCTGAGAATGGAGCTTCTATTCAGCTGTGGTGAATAGCTGTCAAGAAACCAgtgctccattaatttgtctgatTCTTTCCCAAGGAGTAGCtttaacctgtggtccttcagaggtGGTACTAcaatcagtggcggagcttcatgctccggcactggggggcggagagcaggcgggggcggagCTGTCCCAGGGGCATGGTGCACCAGCCATAGGGGTATGGCACGTATCCTGTGGGTGTGCTGTGCATCCTAGGCGTGTGGTGTGCCACCCATAGGGGCGTGGcacgtgtcctgggggcgtggcatgcatCCTAGGGGTGTGGTGTGCTGCCCGTAGGGGCGTGACACCCAGCACGGgcggggggcagccatgatggcaccccaccaggatcgcacttccgggggcggtgcgctccccccgcacgcttcttcctctgccagtgactataattcccataatccctgaccattggccatgcttgctaaggctgatgggagttgaggtcattggaatatctggagggccacaggatccctGTTCCTATGTTACCTTATGTAAGATAGTAGTCGCCATAGTGTCTTGGGCAAGTAAAATTATGCCTTgtttgaagaagtacttcctaTTGTCTGTCCTGAACCTGCTGCCAATGCTACCACTGTTGATTCCAGTACAAAAGGTGTGGgcagagatgggggtggggggattatGTTTCTTTCCATGACATTCCTTCTTTCttgtaaataaatgtttttatgcCATCTTTTCTATAAATTAGAATAGTGACTTTAGTGTTCGGTTGTAGGAAGGGTATTCCCAATATATTGATTATTTCGG
Proteins encoded in this window:
- the BACH2 gene encoding transcription regulator protein BACH2 isoform X1; its protein translation is MSVDEKTESPMYVYESTVHCTNILLCLNDQRKQDILCDVTLIVEGKEFRAHRAVLAACSEYFLQVLVGQTENDLVVSLPEEVTARGFGPLLQFAYTAKLLLSRENIREVIHCAEFLRMHNLEDSCFSFLQTQLLNNEDGLFLCKKDTTYQRMHEDENSEGEEEETMESETSKISCPRERTHPEPFNFESASSGADKEEGMLPDSDILNDGKDSLDKEAVTRLPRYKKYQMACTKNVYNASHISTSGFASTFSEESSGDSLKPELPVGQIKSEPRSEENDEENITLCLSGDEPDIRDKEGDVEMDRKQPSPTGADGSKSVSSPSCLRSFFNRTKNVDLVGFPSTSQQHFARSPACPFDKGTTQGDHKTDYVPFTGNYGLSQAVQKDASNFTVGSPLRGPGFVEGLCKQEGEVDRRSVIFSSNVCDQVNTSVHSYSGMSSLDKDLTETVPKGLWAGSSQSLPSCQTYSHIGQAADLLPGRMRPNTSCPVPIKVCPRSPPLETRTRTSSSCSSYSYAEDGSGGSPCSLPLCEFSSSPCSQGTRFLTAEHQEPSVMGDGMYNQVRPQIKCEPSYGTNSSDESGSFSEADSESCPVQDRGHEVKLPFPVDQITDLPRNDFQMMIKMHKLTSEQLEFIHDVRRRSKNRIAAQRCRKRKLDCIQNLECEIRKLVCEKEKLLSERNQLKACMGELLDNFSCLSQEVCRDMQSSEQIQDLHRYCPVLRPMDLPTATSINPSPAGVEQNVVTSQCVGEGLQCCSEQSPVQQLGAHWLPNNISDKCAAARVLDGADQGSYCEQELPLEQNNQTVTVDFCQEMTDKCTTDEQPRKEYT
- the BACH2 gene encoding transcription regulator protein BACH2 isoform X2, with protein sequence MHNLEDSCFSFLQTQLLNNEDGLFLCKKDTTYQRMHEDENSEGEEEETMESETSKISCPRERTHPEPFNFESASSGADKEEGMLPDSDILNDGKDSLDKEAVTRLPRYKKYQMACTKNVYNASHISTSGFASTFSEESSGDSLKPELPVGQIKSEPRSEENDEENITLCLSGDEPDIRDKEGDVEMDRKQPSPTGADGSKSVSSPSCLRSFFNRTKNVDLVGFPSTSQQHFARSPACPFDKGTTQGDHKTDYVPFTGNYGLSQAVQKDASNFTVGSPLRGPGFVEGLCKQEGEVDRRSVIFSSNVCDQVNTSVHSYSGMSSLDKDLTETVPKGLWAGSSQSLPSCQTYSHIGQAADLLPGRMRPNTSCPVPIKVCPRSPPLETRTRTSSSCSSYSYAEDGSGGSPCSLPLCEFSSSPCSQGTRFLTAEHQEPSVMGDGMYNQVRPQIKCEPSYGTNSSDESGSFSEADSESCPVQDRGHEVKLPFPVDQITDLPRNDFQMMIKMHKLTSEQLEFIHDVRRRSKNRIAAQRCRKRKLDCIQNLECEIRKLVCEKEKLLSERNQLKACMGELLDNFSCLSQEVCRDMQSSEQIQDLHRYCPVLRPMDLPTATSINPSPAGVEQNVVTSQCVGEGLQCCSEQSPVQQLGAHWLPNNISDKCAAARVLDGADQGSYCEQELPLEQNNQTVTVDFCQEMTDKCTTDEQPRKEYT